Proteins from one Sarcophilus harrisii chromosome 2, mSarHar1.11, whole genome shotgun sequence genomic window:
- the LOC116421838 gene encoding uncharacterized protein LOC116421838: MGGRSTYRRWAVPGKPGKGEGEPGRMKPKVKPSPGHPDGEVCRGSPLELGLGEAGPKARRVASGGGPRGLGGRGRQSASATRGAATGHSVRPAEGRHGVRAGARGTGPGGCCVGSPSGALGGGNKGRGRRGWLRKVGERGSRRAAQHIGAERGLGGISTAGRGLSLGRAAARAEGTMGRGLGNLCEEGGSGHRTGRGCVRSPRLARGRGGRRPGPEGNQRGPLPLGGPFGGPGLGLPRGRRRLSGKRRGTERAKVIFPKPVSTLLSGRRTSATEPARFIRSPPALPGPARPAGPASSAAQLPGPPRPIAAAAAAAAEGPERGCPPLRLRASARAQGPSPPTGPVTAHRARHRPPGPSPPTGPVTAHRARHRPPAPAGAQPSPPGSFSVPSQTPPKTLSIQAPPP, translated from the coding sequence ATGGGAGGGAGGAGTACGTACAGACGGTGGGCAGTGCCAGGGAAGCCAGGGAAAGGTGAAGGAGAACCAGGCAGAATGAAGCCAAAGGTCAAGCCCAGCCCCGGGCACCCGGACGGGGAAGTGTGCAGGGGGTCACCATTGGAGCTGGGACTGGGGGAGGCGGGTCCCAAGGCTCGGAGAGTAGCGTCGGGGGGCGGCCCCAGAGGCctcggggggagggggaggcagagTGCGAGCGCCACTCGGGGCGCCGCGACGGGCCACTCTGTACGTCCGGCGGAGGGGAGGCACGGGGTCAGAGCGGGAGCTCGGGGCACCGGCCCGGGGGGCTGCTGTGTGGGATCCCCATCGGGAGCGCTGGGAGGGGGCAACAAAGGGCGAGGGAGGCGGGGGTGGCTGAGAAAGGTGGGAGAGCGAGGGTCTAGGCGAGCGGCTCAGCACATCGGGGCAGAGAGAGGTCTGGGGGGCATTTCCACGGCGGGGAGAGGGCTGTCGCTGGGGCGGGCAGCGGCTCGGGCGGAGGGGACAATGGGCAGGGGCCTGGGGAACCTTTGTGAGGAAGGCGGCTCGGGTCACCGGACCGGAAGGGGGTGTGTGAGGTCTCCGCGGCTGGCGCGGGGACGTGGAGGGCGGAGGCCGGGGCCGGAGGGCAATCAGCGCGGACCCCTTCCGCTAGGGGGCCCCTTCGGAGGGCCCGGCCTAGGCCTTCCCCGGGGCCGCCGCCGGCTGTCGGGAAAACGGCGGGGGACAGAAAGGGCCAAGGTCATTTTCCCCAAACCCGTCAGCACCCTCCTCTCCGGCCGCCGAACCTCCGCCACCGAGCCCGCGCGCTTTATCCGCTCTCCGCCTGCCCTGCCTGGCCCGGCCCGCCCGGCGGGTCCAGCGAGCTCGGCCGCCCAGCTTCCCGGGCCGCCCCGACCtatcgccgccgccgccgccgccgccgccgaggGCCCAGAGCGAGGCTGCCCGCCGCTCCGCCTGCGCGCAAGCGCGCGCGCGCAGGGCCCGTCACCGCCCACCGGGCCCGTCACCGCCCACCGGGCCCGTCACCGCCCACCGGGCCCGTCACCGCCCACCGGGCCCGTCACCGCCCACCGGGCCCGTCACCGCCCACCGGCCCCGGCCGGAGCCCAGCCGAGCCCTCCCGGTTCTTTCTCCGTCCCCAGCCAAACCCCTCCGAAGACCCTGTCAATCCAGGCCCCACCCCCATGA